One part of the Arabidopsis thaliana chromosome 1 sequence genome encodes these proteins:
- a CDS encoding RNA polymerase I specific transcription initiation factor RRN3 protein: MGAEEFPSVPFNSNAMDNAEYTDTDLVFAVRKALASVQNGDTDDYSQLKTVMCLTEDADFDAVAQLETVLKSLSVSVAWIDLVHHKDLLEAIFKMSLWYHSHRPSVMDALVDLIISLAATSGKYLDPCLNMLVRNFSQPTFKHKVSQTQLVKKMQEVHPRVHAALHKISYLIPLAPWNLVSILAQNMRKIDKKDPSIVTYVDNLLRLENSSIGEVVGSVILMMVMERMLDLDLVSGCDDSNGGMFDMELEDAVESTMNEGDEFPVGALKQNTSGGNVVSELLDKLMVLFFHHLESCQNSDRLDEVFEILFKSFENYILNTYKTKFSQFLMFYACSLDPENCGVRFASKLLDIYLSSNTCRLTRMSAVAYLASYLSRGKFLPASFVASMLKRLVDECAEYCGTCNDDVKPEAHQVFYSGCQAILYVLCFRMRSIVEIPRFQSQFRSLESILSHKLNPLLVCLPSVVSEFLKQAKAGGLFIVSESFIFDDLHESELSRAFGGFERLDTFFPFDPCLLKMSSSYISPNFNFWSMVKTTYGEDGDEELCDEVIVNGDADSAEEPDDDVELDSEMNTMSTTPKHSFMRETERLLKMPSRIRPSTSPPESFLI; this comes from the exons ATGGGAGCAGAAGAATTTCCGAGTGTTCCGTTCAACTCAAATGCAATGGACAACGCTGAATATACCGACACAGATTTGGTGTTTGCCGTTAGAAAGGCCCTTGCATCTGTCCAAAAT GGAGATACCGACGATTATAGTCAGCTTAAAACAGTGATGTGCCTTACAGAAGACGCTGATTTCGATGCAGTGGCACAGCTTGAG ACAGTCTTGAAAAGTCTATCAGTTTCCGTTGCTTGGATAGATTTAGTTCATCATAAAGATCTTCTTGAAGCT atttttaagaTGAGCTTGTGGTATCATAGTCACAGACCTAGTGTAATGGATGCATTGGTGGACCTAATCATATCACTG GCCGCTACTAGTGGAAAATATCTGGATCCTTGTTTGAATATGCTCGTAAGAAATTTCAGTCAACCTACTTTTAAGCATAAAGTTTCACAAACCCAATTAGTCAAAAAGATGCAGGAAGTTCATCCACGGGTGCATGCAGCCCTTCACaagatttcttatttaattcCTCTTGCTCCCTGGAATTTAGTGTCTATACTTGCGCAGAACATGCGTAAAATTGACAAAAAGGACcct TCTATAGTGACATATGTGGATAACCTGTTGAGGTTGGAGAATAGCTCAATCGGAGAAGTTGTTGGCAGCGTGATTCTTATGATGGTAATGGAGAGGATGCTAGATTTAGAT TTGGTAAGTGGATGTGATGACTCTAATGGAGGCATGTTTGATATGGAACTTGAAGATGCAGTTGAAAGCACTATGAATGAAGGAGACGAG TTTCCAGTGGGGgctctaaaacaaaatacttCAGGTGGAAATGTAGTCTCTGAACTGTTGGACAAATTGATGGTCCtattttttcatcatctaGAATCCTGTCAAAACTCTGATCGTTTGGATGAG GTATTTGAAATCCTCTTTAAGTCGTTCGAGAACTATATTCTGaacacatacaaaacaaaattttcacag TTTCTGATGTTCTATGCATGCTCACTAGATCCTGAAAATTGTGGTGTGAGATTTGCCAGTAAGCTGTTGGACATATATCTCTCCAGCAACACATGTCGACTTACTAG GATGAGTGCAGTGGCTTATCTAGCTAGCTATTTGTCTCGTGGAAAGTTTTTGCCTGCTTCTTTTGTGGCTAGCATGTTGAAAAG ATTGGTGGACGAGTGTGCGGAATATTGCGGAACATGCAATGATGATGTGAAGCCAGAAGCACATCAAGTGTTCTATTCTGGATGTCAG GCAATCTTGTATGTGCTATGCTTCCGAATGAGATCCATAGTGGAGATTCCTCGCTTTCAATCGCAGTTTAGATCATTGGAGTCAATTTTATCTCACAAACTAAACCCACTACTG GTGTGTCTTCCATCTGTAGTTTCCGAGTTCCTTAAACAAGCCAAAGCTGGTGGTCTGTTCATTGTCTCAGAATCCTTCATTTTCGATGACCTACACGAGTCTGAGCTCTCTCGTGCTTTTGGTGGCTTTGAAAGGCTTGACACATTCTTCCCGTTTGACCCGTGCTTGTTGAAAATGTCTAGCAG CTACATCTCCCCGAACTTCAACTTCTGGTCAATGGTGAAAACGACTTATGGAGAAGATGGTGACGAAGAGCTTTGTGATGAGGTCATAGTGAATGGAGATGCAGACAGTGCGGAGGAACCTGACGATGACGTTGAACTTGATAGTGAGATGAACACGATGTCTACAACTCCGAAACACTCTTTCATGCGAGAAACAGAGAGGCTCTTGAAGATGCCTTCAAGAATCAGACCATCCACTAGTCCTCCTGAATCCTTCTTAATCTAA
- a CDS encoding RNA polymerase I specific transcription initiation factor RRN3 protein (RNA polymerase I specific transcription initiation factor RRN3 protein; CONTAINS InterPro DOMAIN/s: RNA polymerase I specific transcription initiation factor RRN3 (InterPro:IPR007991); BEST Arabidopsis thaliana protein match is: RNA polymerase I specific transcription initiation factor RRN3 protein (TAIR:AT2G34750.1); Has 367 Blast hits to 352 proteins in 164 species: Archae - 0; Bacteria - 0; Metazoa - 127; Fungi - 133; Plants - 65; Viruses - 0; Other Eukaryotes - 42 (source: NCBI BLink).): MGAEEFPSVPFNSNAMDNAEYTDTDLVFAVRKALASVQNGDTDDYSQLKTVMCLTEDADFDAVAQLETVLKSLSVSVAWIDLVHHKDLLEAMSLWYHSHRPSVMDALVDLIISLAATSGKYLDPCLNMLVRNFSQPTFKHKVSQTQLVKKMQEVHPRVHAALHKISYLIPLAPWNLVSILAQNMRKIDKKDPSIVTYVDNLLRLENSSIGEVVGSVILMMVMERMLDLDLVSGCDDSNGGMFDMELEDAVESTMNEGDEFPVGALKQNTSGGNVVSELLDKLMVLFFHHLESCQNSDRLDEVFEILFKSFENYILNTYKTKFSQFLMFYACSLDPENCGVRFASKLLDIYLSSNTCRLTRMSAVAYLASYLSRGKFLPASFVASMLKRLVDECAEYCGTCNDDVKPEAHQVFYSGCQAILYVLCFRMRSIVEIPRFQSQFRSLESILSHKLNPLLVCLPSVVSEFLKQAKAGGLFIVSESFIFDDLHESELSRAFGGFERLDTFFPFDPCLLKMSSSYISPNFNFWSMVKTTYGEDGDEELCDEVIVNGDADSAEEPDDDVELDSEMNTMSTTPKHSFMRETERLLKMPSRIRPSTSPPESFLI, encoded by the exons ATGGGAGCAGAAGAATTTCCGAGTGTTCCGTTCAACTCAAATGCAATGGACAACGCTGAATATACCGACACAGATTTGGTGTTTGCCGTTAGAAAGGCCCTTGCATCTGTCCAAAAT GGAGATACCGACGATTATAGTCAGCTTAAAACAGTGATGTGCCTTACAGAAGACGCTGATTTCGATGCAGTGGCACAGCTTGAG ACAGTCTTGAAAAGTCTATCAGTTTCCGTTGCTTGGATAGATTTAGTTCATCATAAAGATCTTCTTGAAGCT aTGAGCTTGTGGTATCATAGTCACAGACCTAGTGTAATGGATGCATTGGTGGACCTAATCATATCACTG GCCGCTACTAGTGGAAAATATCTGGATCCTTGTTTGAATATGCTCGTAAGAAATTTCAGTCAACCTACTTTTAAGCATAAAGTTTCACAAACCCAATTAGTCAAAAAGATGCAGGAAGTTCATCCACGGGTGCATGCAGCCCTTCACaagatttcttatttaattcCTCTTGCTCCCTGGAATTTAGTGTCTATACTTGCGCAGAACATGCGTAAAATTGACAAAAAGGACcct TCTATAGTGACATATGTGGATAACCTGTTGAGGTTGGAGAATAGCTCAATCGGAGAAGTTGTTGGCAGCGTGATTCTTATGATGGTAATGGAGAGGATGCTAGATTTAGAT TTGGTAAGTGGATGTGATGACTCTAATGGAGGCATGTTTGATATGGAACTTGAAGATGCAGTTGAAAGCACTATGAATGAAGGAGACGAG TTTCCAGTGGGGgctctaaaacaaaatacttCAGGTGGAAATGTAGTCTCTGAACTGTTGGACAAATTGATGGTCCtattttttcatcatctaGAATCCTGTCAAAACTCTGATCGTTTGGATGAG GTATTTGAAATCCTCTTTAAGTCGTTCGAGAACTATATTCTGaacacatacaaaacaaaattttcacag TTTCTGATGTTCTATGCATGCTCACTAGATCCTGAAAATTGTGGTGTGAGATTTGCCAGTAAGCTGTTGGACATATATCTCTCCAGCAACACATGTCGACTTACTAG GATGAGTGCAGTGGCTTATCTAGCTAGCTATTTGTCTCGTGGAAAGTTTTTGCCTGCTTCTTTTGTGGCTAGCATGTTGAAAAG ATTGGTGGACGAGTGTGCGGAATATTGCGGAACATGCAATGATGATGTGAAGCCAGAAGCACATCAAGTGTTCTATTCTGGATGTCAG GCAATCTTGTATGTGCTATGCTTCCGAATGAGATCCATAGTGGAGATTCCTCGCTTTCAATCGCAGTTTAGATCATTGGAGTCAATTTTATCTCACAAACTAAACCCACTACTG GTGTGTCTTCCATCTGTAGTTTCCGAGTTCCTTAAACAAGCCAAAGCTGGTGGTCTGTTCATTGTCTCAGAATCCTTCATTTTCGATGACCTACACGAGTCTGAGCTCTCTCGTGCTTTTGGTGGCTTTGAAAGGCTTGACACATTCTTCCCGTTTGACCCGTGCTTGTTGAAAATGTCTAGCAG CTACATCTCCCCGAACTTCAACTTCTGGTCAATGGTGAAAACGACTTATGGAGAAGATGGTGACGAAGAGCTTTGTGATGAGGTCATAGTGAATGGAGATGCAGACAGTGCGGAGGAACCTGACGATGACGTTGAACTTGATAGTGAGATGAACACGATGTCTACAACTCCGAAACACTCTTTCATGCGAGAAACAGAGAGGCTCTTGAAGATGCCTTCAAGAATCAGACCATCCACTAGTCCTCCTGAATCCTTCTTAATCTAA